A stretch of the Phyllopteryx taeniolatus isolate TA_2022b chromosome 5, UOR_Ptae_1.2, whole genome shotgun sequence genome encodes the following:
- the LOC133478237 gene encoding protein inscuteable homolog isoform X3: protein MATPQCSSRQSSSLSSSPSSSSRMQCLQVDSVQRWMEDLRHMTEVECMCVLQAKPIEVEDDSQQAELIVSTGARPGAAAGEHVARNNLQTLLRRALVVSTELGKMFQRLEKGRWQRVHSTAVRANCHVRSLVHEYSAARSTPADMQKFEMSLLEKCMELTNITERCLHTEDEFFLKSMRDAIHEILTDVSDSFSNMIDMALANEIQVLIKQIESSDNVHTIGSAISNLLSLTQDGPQLCSIIAKEGAVVSLFKICRQDRFKGLYAHALRTVASVCCVEEGIMQLDKVDGILCLADILTDDGSTEAARAEAAAVVAQITSPHHTSTQHLASFLESMHDIVTALINLCESASCGEVFLLASAALANITFFDSMACEILLQLNAIHILLQACKDRQRVDTPYSKDQVVTILANLSVLEQCASEVLQEQGVERLLLLLGERPSSSSPSEGAACERVQQKAAVTLARLSRDAEVAQAAIQLKAVPRLIELCRSPTERNNSDSVLVACLAALRRLASGCPDSIEAADHQQLIKPRLVDSFLLCSNMEESFV, encoded by the exons ATGGCAACGCCACAGTGCAGCTCCAGGCAGAGCAGCTCACTCTCGTCTTCTCCCAGCAG CAGCAGCCGCATGCAGTGCCTGCAGGTGGACTCGGTCCAGCGCTGGATGGAGGACCTACGTCACATGACGGAGGtggagtgcatgtgtgtgcttcAGGCCAAGCCCATTGAGGTCGAGGACGATTCTCAGCAGGCTGAACTGATTGTGTCCACCGGGGCGAGGCCGGGGGCGGCGGCAGGGGAACATGTGGCCCGCAACAACCTGCAGACGCTACTTCGCAGGGCCCTAGTGGTCAGCACCGAGCTGGGCAAGATGTTCCAGCGACTGGAGAAGGGACGCTGGCAGAGGGTCCACAGCACGGCGGTGCGGGCAAACTGCCACGTGCGCTCCCTGGTGCACGAGTACAGTGCAGCGCGTAGCACACCAGCCGATATGCAGAAG TTTGAGATGTCTCTCCTGGAGAAGTGTATGGAGCTGACGAACATCACAGAGAG GTGCCTTCACACCGAGGACGAGttcttcctgaagtccatgagAGACGCCATTCACGAGATCCTGACTGATGTCAGCGATTCGTTCAGCAACATGATTGACATGGCATTAGCCAATGAGATCCAG GTTCTGATCAAGCAGATTGAATCTTCCGACAACGTCCACACAATCGGCAGCGCCATCAGCAACCTGTTGTCCCTCACCCAGGATGGGCCGCAGCTATGCAGCATTATCGCCAAG GAAGGAGCTGTGGTGTCGCTGTTCAAGATTTGCCGTCAGGATCGCTTCAAAGGCCTCTACGCTCACGCTCTTAGGACCGTGGCCTCCGTCTGCTGCGTGGAGGAGGGCATCATGCAGCTGGATAAG GTAGACGGCATCCTGTGCCTGGCAGACATATTGACGGACGACGGCAGCACGGAGGCGGCGCGGGCCGAGGCGGCAGCAGTGGTGGCGCAGATCACATCGCCACACCACACGTCCACGCAGCACCTGGCCAGTTTCCTGGAGAGCATGCACGACATCGTCACCGCGCTCATCA ACTTGTGTGAGAGTGCCTCCTGCGGCGAGGTCTTCCTGCTGGCGTCAGCGGCCCTGGCCAACATCACTTTCTTCGACAGCATGGCCTGCGAGATCCTGCTACAACTCAACGCCATCCACATCCTGCTGCAGGCCTGCAAGGACCGCCAGAGGGTGGACACGCCCTACTCCAAGGACCAG GTGGTGACCATCTTGGCCAACCTATCTGTCTTGGAGCAGTGTGCAAGTGAAGTCCTACAGGAGCAAG GCGTGGagcggctgctgctgctgctgggcgAGAGGCCGTCCTCCTCTAGTCCGTCCGAGGGTGCCGCCTGCGAGCGTGTGCAGCAGAAGGCCGCCGTCACGCTGGCACGCCTCAGCCGGGATGCCGAGGTGGCCCAGGCCGCCATCCAGCTCAAAG CCGTTCCTCGTCTCATCGAGCTCTGCCGATCCCCCACGGAGAGGAATAACAGTGACTCCGTCTTGGTTGCTTGCCTG GCGGCTTTGAGGAGGCTGGCATCAGGGTGTCCCGACAGCATTGAGGCAGCAGACCATCAGCAGCTGATCAAACCGCGGCTGGTCGACTCCTTCCTGTTGTGCTCCAACATGGAGGAGAGCTTTGTTTGA
- the LOC133478237 gene encoding protein inscuteable homolog isoform X1, translated as MATPQCSSRQSSSLSSSPSSSSRMQCLQVDSVQRWMEDLRHMTEVECMCVLQAKPIEVEDDSQQAELIVSTGARPGAAAGEHVARNNLQTLLRRALVVSTELGKMFQRLEKGRWQRVHSTAVRANCHVRSLVHEYSAARSTPADMQKFEMSLLEKCMELTNITERCLHTEDEFFLKSMRDAIHEILTDVSDSFSNMIDMALANEIQVLIKQIESSDNVHTIGSAISNLLSLTQDGPQLCSIIAKEGAVVSLFKICRQDRFKGLYAHALRTVASVCCVEEGIMQLDKVIVLAFFAEKWNFRWRMLGSKQVDGILCLADILTDDGSTEAARAEAAAVVAQITSPHHTSTQHLASFLESMHDIVTALINLCESASCGEVFLLASAALANITFFDSMACEILLQLNAIHILLQACKDRQRVDTPYSKDQVVTILANLSVLEQCASEVLQEQGVERLLLLLGERPSSSSPSEGAACERVQQKAAVTLARLSRDAEVAQAAIQLKAVPRLIELCRSPTERNNSDSVLVACLAALRRLASGCPDSIEAADHQQLIKPRLVDSFLLCSNMEESFV; from the exons ATGGCAACGCCACAGTGCAGCTCCAGGCAGAGCAGCTCACTCTCGTCTTCTCCCAGCAG CAGCAGCCGCATGCAGTGCCTGCAGGTGGACTCGGTCCAGCGCTGGATGGAGGACCTACGTCACATGACGGAGGtggagtgcatgtgtgtgcttcAGGCCAAGCCCATTGAGGTCGAGGACGATTCTCAGCAGGCTGAACTGATTGTGTCCACCGGGGCGAGGCCGGGGGCGGCGGCAGGGGAACATGTGGCCCGCAACAACCTGCAGACGCTACTTCGCAGGGCCCTAGTGGTCAGCACCGAGCTGGGCAAGATGTTCCAGCGACTGGAGAAGGGACGCTGGCAGAGGGTCCACAGCACGGCGGTGCGGGCAAACTGCCACGTGCGCTCCCTGGTGCACGAGTACAGTGCAGCGCGTAGCACACCAGCCGATATGCAGAAG TTTGAGATGTCTCTCCTGGAGAAGTGTATGGAGCTGACGAACATCACAGAGAG GTGCCTTCACACCGAGGACGAGttcttcctgaagtccatgagAGACGCCATTCACGAGATCCTGACTGATGTCAGCGATTCGTTCAGCAACATGATTGACATGGCATTAGCCAATGAGATCCAG GTTCTGATCAAGCAGATTGAATCTTCCGACAACGTCCACACAATCGGCAGCGCCATCAGCAACCTGTTGTCCCTCACCCAGGATGGGCCGCAGCTATGCAGCATTATCGCCAAG GAAGGAGCTGTGGTGTCGCTGTTCAAGATTTGCCGTCAGGATCGCTTCAAAGGCCTCTACGCTCACGCTCTTAGGACCGTGGCCTCCGTCTGCTGCGTGGAGGAGGGCATCATGCAGCTGGATAAG gtcatAGTTTTAGCATTCTTCGCCGAAAAGTGGAATTTTCGATGGCGGATGCTTGGCTCCAAACAGGTAGACGGCATCCTGTGCCTGGCAGACATATTGACGGACGACGGCAGCACGGAGGCGGCGCGGGCCGAGGCGGCAGCAGTGGTGGCGCAGATCACATCGCCACACCACACGTCCACGCAGCACCTGGCCAGTTTCCTGGAGAGCATGCACGACATCGTCACCGCGCTCATCA ACTTGTGTGAGAGTGCCTCCTGCGGCGAGGTCTTCCTGCTGGCGTCAGCGGCCCTGGCCAACATCACTTTCTTCGACAGCATGGCCTGCGAGATCCTGCTACAACTCAACGCCATCCACATCCTGCTGCAGGCCTGCAAGGACCGCCAGAGGGTGGACACGCCCTACTCCAAGGACCAG GTGGTGACCATCTTGGCCAACCTATCTGTCTTGGAGCAGTGTGCAAGTGAAGTCCTACAGGAGCAAG GCGTGGagcggctgctgctgctgctgggcgAGAGGCCGTCCTCCTCTAGTCCGTCCGAGGGTGCCGCCTGCGAGCGTGTGCAGCAGAAGGCCGCCGTCACGCTGGCACGCCTCAGCCGGGATGCCGAGGTGGCCCAGGCCGCCATCCAGCTCAAAG CCGTTCCTCGTCTCATCGAGCTCTGCCGATCCCCCACGGAGAGGAATAACAGTGACTCCGTCTTGGTTGCTTGCCTG GCGGCTTTGAGGAGGCTGGCATCAGGGTGTCCCGACAGCATTGAGGCAGCAGACCATCAGCAGCTGATCAAACCGCGGCTGGTCGACTCCTTCCTGTTGTGCTCCAACATGGAGGAGAGCTTTGTTTGA
- the LOC133478237 gene encoding protein inscuteable homolog isoform X2: protein MATPQCSSRQSSSLSSSPSSSRMQCLQVDSVQRWMEDLRHMTEVECMCVLQAKPIEVEDDSQQAELIVSTGARPGAAAGEHVARNNLQTLLRRALVVSTELGKMFQRLEKGRWQRVHSTAVRANCHVRSLVHEYSAARSTPADMQKFEMSLLEKCMELTNITERCLHTEDEFFLKSMRDAIHEILTDVSDSFSNMIDMALANEIQVLIKQIESSDNVHTIGSAISNLLSLTQDGPQLCSIIAKEGAVVSLFKICRQDRFKGLYAHALRTVASVCCVEEGIMQLDKVIVLAFFAEKWNFRWRMLGSKQVDGILCLADILTDDGSTEAARAEAAAVVAQITSPHHTSTQHLASFLESMHDIVTALINLCESASCGEVFLLASAALANITFFDSMACEILLQLNAIHILLQACKDRQRVDTPYSKDQVVTILANLSVLEQCASEVLQEQGVERLLLLLGERPSSSSPSEGAACERVQQKAAVTLARLSRDAEVAQAAIQLKAVPRLIELCRSPTERNNSDSVLVACLAALRRLASGCPDSIEAADHQQLIKPRLVDSFLLCSNMEESFV from the exons ATGGCAACGCCACAGTGCAGCTCCAGGCAGAGCAGCTCACTCTCGTCTTCTCCCAGCAG CAGCCGCATGCAGTGCCTGCAGGTGGACTCGGTCCAGCGCTGGATGGAGGACCTACGTCACATGACGGAGGtggagtgcatgtgtgtgcttcAGGCCAAGCCCATTGAGGTCGAGGACGATTCTCAGCAGGCTGAACTGATTGTGTCCACCGGGGCGAGGCCGGGGGCGGCGGCAGGGGAACATGTGGCCCGCAACAACCTGCAGACGCTACTTCGCAGGGCCCTAGTGGTCAGCACCGAGCTGGGCAAGATGTTCCAGCGACTGGAGAAGGGACGCTGGCAGAGGGTCCACAGCACGGCGGTGCGGGCAAACTGCCACGTGCGCTCCCTGGTGCACGAGTACAGTGCAGCGCGTAGCACACCAGCCGATATGCAGAAG TTTGAGATGTCTCTCCTGGAGAAGTGTATGGAGCTGACGAACATCACAGAGAG GTGCCTTCACACCGAGGACGAGttcttcctgaagtccatgagAGACGCCATTCACGAGATCCTGACTGATGTCAGCGATTCGTTCAGCAACATGATTGACATGGCATTAGCCAATGAGATCCAG GTTCTGATCAAGCAGATTGAATCTTCCGACAACGTCCACACAATCGGCAGCGCCATCAGCAACCTGTTGTCCCTCACCCAGGATGGGCCGCAGCTATGCAGCATTATCGCCAAG GAAGGAGCTGTGGTGTCGCTGTTCAAGATTTGCCGTCAGGATCGCTTCAAAGGCCTCTACGCTCACGCTCTTAGGACCGTGGCCTCCGTCTGCTGCGTGGAGGAGGGCATCATGCAGCTGGATAAG gtcatAGTTTTAGCATTCTTCGCCGAAAAGTGGAATTTTCGATGGCGGATGCTTGGCTCCAAACAGGTAGACGGCATCCTGTGCCTGGCAGACATATTGACGGACGACGGCAGCACGGAGGCGGCGCGGGCCGAGGCGGCAGCAGTGGTGGCGCAGATCACATCGCCACACCACACGTCCACGCAGCACCTGGCCAGTTTCCTGGAGAGCATGCACGACATCGTCACCGCGCTCATCA ACTTGTGTGAGAGTGCCTCCTGCGGCGAGGTCTTCCTGCTGGCGTCAGCGGCCCTGGCCAACATCACTTTCTTCGACAGCATGGCCTGCGAGATCCTGCTACAACTCAACGCCATCCACATCCTGCTGCAGGCCTGCAAGGACCGCCAGAGGGTGGACACGCCCTACTCCAAGGACCAG GTGGTGACCATCTTGGCCAACCTATCTGTCTTGGAGCAGTGTGCAAGTGAAGTCCTACAGGAGCAAG GCGTGGagcggctgctgctgctgctgggcgAGAGGCCGTCCTCCTCTAGTCCGTCCGAGGGTGCCGCCTGCGAGCGTGTGCAGCAGAAGGCCGCCGTCACGCTGGCACGCCTCAGCCGGGATGCCGAGGTGGCCCAGGCCGCCATCCAGCTCAAAG CCGTTCCTCGTCTCATCGAGCTCTGCCGATCCCCCACGGAGAGGAATAACAGTGACTCCGTCTTGGTTGCTTGCCTG GCGGCTTTGAGGAGGCTGGCATCAGGGTGTCCCGACAGCATTGAGGCAGCAGACCATCAGCAGCTGATCAAACCGCGGCTGGTCGACTCCTTCCTGTTGTGCTCCAACATGGAGGAGAGCTTTGTTTGA